A single Brassica rapa cultivar Chiifu-401-42 chromosome A04, CAAS_Brap_v3.01, whole genome shotgun sequence DNA region contains:
- the LOC103848956 gene encoding uncharacterized protein LOC103848956: MSKIANRDYAALNLSGDNYLQWALDTNISLRSKGLGDTITKDNNENEKNRYRAISFIRHHLIEGLKDQYMTIENPLDLWNALQHRYDHQKTVLLPKARNDWMNLRFLDFKSVDEYNSALFKTVSILRLCGEEVTEEELLEKTYTTFHQSNMILQQQYRVKGFATYTDLISCLLLAEANNELLMKNSEARPVGTAALPEAHEVEKKDPKECNYAQDNRRSHGNVRSGYKRCGRDNYSNGRDNYSTGRKGNHNNCGRGSNYGRGRGSYGRGRGGISKPSYSTKSVCHRCGMDNRWAKNCRTPKHLCELYQESLKNKNPEAHMAHNSGYDADNESDFANDDLMDFETSDCLKD, encoded by the coding sequence ATGTCGAAAATAGCAAACAGAGACTATGCAGCCCTTAATCTCTCCGGAGACAACTACTTGCAGTGGGCGCTAGATACAAATATCAGCTTAAGGTCAAAGGGACTTGGTGATACTATCACCAAGGACAACAATGAGAATGAAAAGAATAGATACAGGGCTATAAGCTTTATACGCCATCATCTCATTGAAGGTCTGAAAGATCAGTACATGACAATTGAAAATCCACTAGACCTTTGGAATGCTTTACAGCATAGATATGATCACCAGAAAACGGTGTTACTCCCAAAGGCTAGGAATGACTGGATGAATCTCAGATTCTTAGATTTCAAGTCAGTGGATGAGTAtaattcagccttgttcaaaaCAGTTTCGATACTAAGGCTTTGTGGTGAAGAAGTAACCGAAGAGGAGTTGCTTGAAAAGACCTACACTACGTTCCATCAGTCGAACATGATACTGCAACAGCAGTACAGAGTGAAAGGTTTCGCCACATATACTGATTTGATCTCGTGCCTGCTCTTGGCCGAGGCAAACAATGAGCTTCTGATGAAGAACAGTGAAGCCAGACCTGTTGGAACAGCAGCATTGCCCGAAGCCCATGAGGTTGAAAAGAAAGATCCCAAAGAATGCAACTACGCCCAAGATAATAGAAGATCACACGGCAATGTCCGTAGTGGATACAAGAGGTGTGGCCGTGACAACTACTCAAACGGCCGAGACAACTACTCGACCGGCCGAAAAGGAAACCACAATAACTGTGGTCGTGGTTCCAATTACGGCCGTGGCCGAGGTAGTTATGGCCGAGGTCGAGGCGGCATATCCAAACCGTCTTACTCGACCAAGTCCGTTTGTCACAGGTGTGGGATGGACAACCGTTGGGCCAAGAATTGTAGAACCCCTAAGCACCTATGTGAACTATATCAAGAGAGTCTCAAGAACAAGAACCCGGAGGCTCACATGGCTCACAATTCCGGATATGATGCTGATAATGAATCCGACTTTGCTAATGATGACCTAATGGATTTTGAGACTTCTGATTGTCTCAAAGACTAG